The Caulobacter sp. FWC26 genome contains a region encoding:
- a CDS encoding primosomal protein N', whose translation MPRIASVLLPMPLPEAFDYAEPEGLELAVGDHVTVPLGPRVIRGVVTALRDGTGGNRPLKPVLERVDDPPLPPGALAFVEWAARYSVDVPGWPLAMALRGLRHPPPKPDKVLALTGAQPARVTPARLKVMAAAEGRKLSGPALASAAGVSAGVVKGLVEEGVLAVDFIEPERGLPQPDLTLPPRALNPGQAACVDVLKDMLETGGFQAALLDGVTGSGKTEVYLEAVAEALKDPDAQVLVLLPEIALTQAVMARFEQRFGAVPAEWHSGVSPPRRRQVWEAVAGGNARIVVGARSALFLPFRKLRLIVVDEEHDSSFKQEEGFIYQARDLAVARAKIEGASVLLASATPSLESLYNAQTGRYRWLRLSARHGAAQLPDIGLIDMRQTPPEPGRWLSPPLIKAMAVTLQRGEQAMLFLNRRGYAPLVLCKACGEKMKSPDTDSWLVEHRYTGRLVCHLTGFSMKKPEACPHCGAKDSLVSIGPGVERVEEEARHIFPDARVAVFSSDTVMDAEGAKALVSSMAAGEIDILVATQAAAKGHNFPNLTLVGVVDADLSLRGGDLRAGERTFQLLAQAAGRAGRHEKPGRALLQTYAPDHAVMRALAAQDRDAFVEAEMAMREDAGLPPFGRLAAVIASGADGAALDAYVEALAAVIPNAEGVEVFGPADAPLALVRGRRRKRFLVRAERGVDLQGFMAAWRARARIPNSVRVVIDVDPYSFL comes from the coding sequence ATGCCGCGTATCGCTTCCGTCCTGCTGCCGATGCCGTTGCCGGAGGCCTTCGACTACGCCGAGCCGGAGGGCCTTGAGCTGGCCGTTGGCGACCATGTCACCGTCCCGCTCGGGCCGCGCGTGATCCGGGGCGTCGTGACGGCGTTGCGTGACGGGACGGGCGGCAATCGGCCGCTGAAGCCGGTGCTGGAACGGGTCGACGACCCGCCGCTGCCGCCTGGCGCGCTGGCTTTTGTTGAGTGGGCGGCGCGCTACTCTGTCGATGTTCCAGGCTGGCCCCTGGCCATGGCCTTGCGCGGCCTGCGCCACCCGCCGCCCAAGCCCGACAAGGTTCTGGCGCTGACTGGCGCACAGCCCGCCCGTGTGACCCCGGCCCGACTCAAGGTGATGGCCGCCGCCGAGGGGCGGAAGCTCTCCGGCCCGGCCCTGGCGTCGGCCGCCGGCGTTTCGGCGGGGGTGGTCAAGGGGCTGGTCGAGGAAGGTGTGCTCGCGGTCGATTTCATCGAGCCCGAACGCGGTCTGCCCCAGCCCGACCTGACGCTTCCGCCCCGCGCCTTGAATCCGGGCCAGGCTGCCTGTGTCGACGTGCTCAAGGACATGCTGGAGACCGGCGGCTTCCAGGCGGCGCTGCTGGACGGCGTGACCGGCTCGGGCAAGACCGAGGTCTATCTCGAGGCGGTGGCTGAGGCGCTGAAGGACCCCGACGCGCAGGTTCTGGTGCTGCTGCCTGAAATCGCCCTGACCCAGGCGGTGATGGCCCGTTTCGAGCAGCGGTTCGGCGCGGTCCCGGCCGAGTGGCACTCGGGCGTCTCGCCGCCGCGTCGCCGGCAGGTTTGGGAGGCGGTGGCGGGCGGGAACGCTCGCATCGTGGTCGGCGCCCGTTCGGCGTTGTTCCTGCCTTTCCGCAAGCTACGCCTGATCGTCGTGGACGAAGAGCACGACAGCTCGTTCAAGCAGGAAGAAGGCTTTATCTACCAGGCTCGGGACCTTGCGGTGGCGCGCGCCAAGATCGAGGGCGCCAGTGTCCTCCTAGCCTCGGCCACGCCGTCGCTGGAGAGCCTCTATAACGCTCAGACCGGCCGCTATCGCTGGCTTCGCTTGTCCGCGCGACACGGCGCGGCGCAGTTGCCAGATATCGGCCTGATCGACATGCGCCAGACCCCGCCGGAGCCCGGCCGCTGGCTGTCGCCGCCGTTGATCAAGGCCATGGCCGTGACCCTGCAGCGCGGCGAGCAGGCCATGCTGTTCCTGAACCGGCGCGGCTATGCGCCGCTCGTGCTGTGCAAGGCCTGCGGCGAGAAGATGAAGTCGCCCGACACGGACAGCTGGCTGGTCGAGCACCGCTACACCGGTCGTCTGGTCTGTCATTTGACCGGTTTCTCGATGAAGAAGCCCGAGGCCTGCCCGCACTGCGGCGCCAAGGACTCGCTGGTCTCGATCGGCCCGGGGGTCGAGCGGGTCGAGGAGGAGGCGCGGCACATCTTTCCGGACGCCCGCGTGGCGGTGTTCTCCTCGGACACGGTGATGGACGCCGAGGGCGCCAAGGCGCTGGTGTCCAGCATGGCGGCGGGGGAGATCGACATCCTGGTGGCCACGCAAGCGGCCGCCAAGGGGCACAACTTCCCGAACCTGACCCTGGTGGGCGTGGTGGACGCCGATCTCTCTCTGCGCGGCGGCGACCTGCGGGCCGGAGAGCGGACCTTCCAACTCCTGGCCCAGGCGGCGGGCCGGGCGGGGCGGCATGAGAAGCCGGGGCGGGCGCTGCTGCAGACCTATGCGCCCGACCATGCGGTGATGCGGGCCCTGGCGGCGCAGGACCGCGACGCCTTTGTCGAGGCCGAGATGGCGATGCGCGAGGACGCCGGCCTGCCGCCCTTCGGACGCCTGGCGGCGGTGATCGCCTCGGGGGCGGACGGGGCGGCGCTGGACGCCTATGTCGAGGCGCTGGCCGCGGTCATTCCCAACGCCGAGGGCGTCGAGGTGTTCGGCCCCGCCGACGCGCCGTTAGCCCTGGTGCGCGGCCGCCGCCGCAAACGGTTCCTCGTCCGGGCTGAGCGCGGTGTCGACCTCCAGGGGTTCATGGCGGCGTGGCGCGCCCGGGCCAGGATTCCGAACTCGGTCCGCGTGGTGATCGACGTCGATCCGTACTCATTTCTCTGA
- a CDS encoding DUF484 family protein, which translates to MSDATRATKTTVVDPESVRDFLRTEPEFLRQDENLLGELGLRVDAANVVDFGPRALARAAAAHRREASVRQAIEANARANYSAQAQTHAAVIDMLDARNHSDLARRVDEMAQLRFGHAAGVIALEGPHRVPAGWRALAEGQVDMLLGDAPIARMGFFAPALPLFDDKADTIRSMALVRMAIWEPRREALIAFGSTDPEGFTPDMGTELVNFLARVVERTAERWPVL; encoded by the coding sequence ATGAGCGACGCGACGCGAGCGACCAAGACAACGGTCGTGGACCCCGAGAGCGTCCGCGATTTCCTCCGGACCGAGCCGGAGTTCCTCCGCCAGGACGAGAACCTGCTGGGCGAGCTGGGCCTGCGGGTCGACGCGGCCAATGTCGTCGATTTCGGGCCGCGAGCCCTCGCCCGCGCTGCGGCCGCCCACCGCCGCGAGGCGAGCGTCCGTCAGGCCATCGAGGCCAACGCCCGCGCCAACTATTCGGCCCAGGCCCAGACCCACGCCGCCGTGATCGACATGCTCGACGCGCGGAATCACTCCGACCTCGCCCGACGGGTCGACGAGATGGCCCAGCTGCGCTTCGGTCACGCCGCCGGCGTCATCGCCCTGGAAGGTCCGCACCGCGTCCCGGCGGGCTGGCGTGCCCTGGCCGAAGGCCAGGTGGACATGCTGCTGGGCGACGCGCCGATCGCGCGCATGGGCTTCTTCGCGCCGGCCCTGCCGCTGTTCGACGACAAGGCCGACACGATCCGCAGCATGGCGCTGGTCCGCATGGCGATCTGGGAGCCCCGGCGCGAGGCGCTGATCGCCTTTGGCTCGACCGACCCAGAGGGCTTCACGCCCGACATGGGCACCGAGCTGGTCAATTTCCTGGCCCGTGTGGTGGAGCGCACGGCCGAACGCTGGCCGGTCCTGTGA
- a CDS encoding tyrosine recombinase XerC yields MSARQAYVAWLDHLTLERRASPRTVRAYGDNVLAYLNFLEAHHGEALSLSAMAEVSAADLRGYLAFRRQGENALAPRSLSQALSSIRAFHHYLDQRHGVANAAIDLVRGPRLKVSLPRPVSEDQARDLIAEAAEDTEREPWETARDEAVLTLLWGCGLRISEALSLREADAPLGATLRILGKGGKVRLVPVLDAVRDAIDLYRDALPFALSPDDALFRAKRGGPLSPRHVQGLVQTLRGRLGLSDRVTPHAFRHAFATHLLGAGADLRAIQDLLGHASLSTTQRYTAVDAAGLLAAYQAAHPKS; encoded by the coding sequence GTGAGCGCCCGCCAGGCCTATGTCGCCTGGCTGGACCACCTGACGCTGGAGCGCCGGGCCTCGCCGCGCACGGTGCGGGCCTATGGCGACAATGTCCTGGCCTATCTGAACTTTCTGGAAGCCCATCACGGCGAGGCGCTGAGCCTCTCGGCGATGGCCGAGGTCTCGGCGGCGGATCTTCGCGGCTACCTAGCCTTCCGGCGTCAGGGCGAAAACGCACTGGCGCCGCGCTCGCTGTCGCAGGCGCTGTCGTCCATTCGCGCCTTCCACCACTATCTGGACCAGCGCCATGGCGTGGCCAACGCCGCCATCGACCTCGTGCGGGGCCCCCGCCTGAAGGTCTCCCTGCCCCGACCGGTTTCGGAAGACCAGGCGCGCGACCTGATCGCCGAGGCCGCCGAGGACACCGAGCGCGAACCTTGGGAGACCGCTCGCGACGAAGCGGTGCTGACCCTGCTTTGGGGCTGCGGCCTTCGCATCAGCGAGGCGCTGTCGCTGCGCGAGGCCGACGCCCCGCTCGGCGCCACGCTGCGCATCTTGGGCAAGGGCGGCAAGGTCCGCCTCGTGCCCGTGCTGGACGCGGTGCGCGACGCCATCGACCTTTATCGAGACGCGCTCCCGTTCGCGCTGTCGCCGGACGACGCGCTGTTTCGCGCCAAGCGGGGCGGTCCGTTGTCGCCCCGCCACGTGCAAGGTCTCGTCCAGACCCTTCGCGGCCGGCTCGGGCTCTCGGACCGCGTCACGCCCCACGCCTTCCGGCACGCCTTCGCCACCCATCTGCTAGGGGCGGGCGCGGACCTGCGGGCGATCCAAGACCTTTTGGGGCACGCGTCGCTGTCGACCACCCAGCGCTATACGGCGGTCGACGCCGCTGGCCTGCTAGCCGCCTATCAAGCCGCTCATCCCAAGAGCTGA
- a CDS encoding methyl-accepting chemotaxis protein: MKFDDLKISTKVALPAVILTVVALTIVGMDAMQARKVEANTEVLVHERAPAELASSRFNRRLMGLGYASYRSVANAGSSSEARQASDEIDEAYKEAKEQLAEIKKAEPASAKMVADFGARLEKIYTSARQGADLGLQDADEAAIMVMAVIDPEIAALSKDVTKFTNSHNDETRAMVEKASKQAAAGTMFSILFGLIAAGSALLFALWIGSKKIAAPLIATSKTMDILAQGSVDVEVRGADRKDEVGAMARSVQVFKDNAVALRTAEAAQQRASAEVEAERRRNQELAEAAAKEQAMVMEAIAGGLARLSDGDLTYRLDQQFPEAYKRLQNDFNGAIAQLEEAMGTIVHAANSIGAGSDEIASAADDLSRRSEQQAASLEETAAALDEITATVKRSSAGALEASKVVGSTRSDAERSSVVVRNAVDAMNQIEKSSQSISQIIGVIDEIAFQTNLLALNAGVEAARAGEAGRGFAVVAQEVRALAQRSADAAKEIKTLISTSSQQVNQGVSMVGQTGEALEAIVTKVGEIDALVSEIAASGQEQATGLNQVNAAVNQMDQTVQQNAAMVEQSTAASHALKSEAGNLMQMISKFRVQGSASMAVAGGSKRASRPTAPPPAARAPAPAPVAKGPALASATSRPGANPVAAAQAKLASFAKSSAAPAASADDWEEF, translated from the coding sequence ATGAAATTTGATGACCTGAAGATCTCAACCAAGGTTGCGCTGCCGGCCGTCATCCTGACCGTCGTCGCCCTTACGATCGTCGGCATGGACGCGATGCAGGCGCGCAAGGTGGAGGCTAACACGGAGGTGCTCGTCCACGAACGCGCGCCCGCCGAGCTGGCCTCTTCGCGCTTCAACCGGCGCCTGATGGGCCTTGGCTATGCGTCCTATCGCTCTGTGGCCAATGCGGGATCGTCGTCCGAGGCCCGGCAGGCCAGCGACGAGATCGATGAGGCCTACAAGGAGGCCAAGGAGCAGCTGGCGGAAATCAAGAAGGCCGAGCCGGCTTCGGCGAAAATGGTGGCGGACTTCGGCGCGCGTCTCGAGAAGATCTACACCAGCGCCCGCCAGGGCGCGGACCTCGGCCTGCAAGACGCCGACGAGGCCGCGATCATGGTCATGGCGGTGATCGATCCCGAAATCGCCGCCCTGAGCAAGGACGTCACCAAGTTCACCAACAGCCACAACGACGAAACCCGCGCGATGGTGGAGAAGGCTTCGAAGCAGGCCGCCGCCGGGACGATGTTCTCGATTCTGTTCGGTCTGATCGCGGCGGGTTCGGCCCTGCTGTTCGCCCTGTGGATCGGCTCGAAGAAGATTGCCGCGCCTCTGATCGCCACGTCCAAGACCATGGACATCCTGGCGCAAGGCTCGGTCGACGTCGAAGTGCGCGGCGCGGATCGCAAGGACGAGGTCGGCGCCATGGCCCGCTCGGTCCAGGTGTTCAAGGACAACGCCGTGGCCCTGCGCACCGCCGAGGCCGCTCAGCAGCGCGCCAGCGCCGAAGTGGAGGCCGAGCGCCGTCGCAACCAGGAACTTGCCGAGGCCGCCGCCAAGGAGCAGGCCATGGTCATGGAAGCCATCGCCGGCGGCTTGGCCCGCCTGTCGGACGGCGACCTGACCTACCGCCTGGATCAGCAGTTCCCCGAGGCCTACAAGCGCCTGCAGAACGATTTCAACGGCGCGATCGCCCAGCTGGAAGAGGCCATGGGCACGATCGTCCATGCCGCCAACAGCATCGGCGCGGGCTCGGACGAAATCGCCTCGGCCGCGGACGACCTGTCGCGCCGCAGCGAGCAGCAGGCCGCCAGCCTGGAAGAAACCGCCGCCGCTTTGGACGAGATCACCGCCACGGTGAAGCGCTCGTCGGCCGGCGCTCTGGAAGCCAGCAAGGTGGTCGGTTCCACCCGTTCGGACGCCGAGCGCTCCAGCGTCGTGGTCCGCAACGCCGTCGACGCCATGAACCAGATCGAAAAGTCGTCGCAGTCGATTAGCCAGATCATCGGCGTGATCGACGAGATCGCCTTCCAGACCAACCTCCTGGCGCTGAACGCCGGGGTCGAGGCCGCCCGCGCGGGTGAAGCCGGCCGAGGCTTCGCCGTCGTCGCTCAGGAAGTCCGCGCCCTGGCCCAACGCTCGGCCGACGCCGCCAAGGAGATCAAGACCCTGATCTCGACCTCGTCGCAGCAGGTCAACCAAGGTGTGTCGATGGTCGGCCAGACCGGCGAGGCCCTGGAGGCCATCGTCACCAAGGTCGGCGAGATTGACGCTCTGGTCAGCGAAATCGCTGCGTCGGGCCAGGAGCAGGCCACCGGCCTGAACCAGGTCAACGCCGCCGTCAACCAGATGGACCAGACCGTCCAGCAGAACGCCGCCATGGTCGAGCAATCGACCGCCGCCTCGCACGCGCTGAAGAGCGAAGCGGGCAATCTGATGCAGATGATCTCGAAGTTCCGCGTGCAGGGCTCGGCGAGCATGGCGGTCGCCGGCGGCTCAAAGCGCGCCAGCCGCCCCACCGCCCCGCCGCCTGCGGCCCGCGCCCCGGCGCCCGCGCCCGTCGCGAAGGGCCCGGCCCTAGCCAGCGCCACCAGCCGCCCGGGCGCCAATCCCGTCGCGGCCGCCCAGGCCAAGCTGGCCAGCTTCGCCAAGAGCTCGGCCGCGCCGGCCGCCTCTGCCGACGACTGGGAAGAGTTCTAA
- the lpdA gene encoding dihydrolipoyl dehydrogenase, which yields MAQYDVVIIGGGPGGYNAAIRAGQLGLKVAIVEGRGKLGGTCLNVGCMPSKALLHASELYAAATGPEFAKLGIEVKPKLNLPQMMAQKAESVEALTKGVEFLMKKNKVDYVKGWGRIDGVGKVVVKAEDGSETTLETKNIVIATGSEPTPLPGVTVDNKRIIDSTGALSLPEVPKHLVVVGAGVIGLELGSVWKRLGAEVTVVEYLDRILPGTDTEVANAFQKILVKQGFKFQLGAKVTGAAASAKGVKLSFEPVAGGEAQAIEADYVLVAIGRRPYTQGLGLETVGITPDKRGMIANDHFKTGVAGVWVVGDVTSGPMLAHKAEDEGVACIEMIAGKAGHVNYGIIPGVVYTSPEVATVGQTEDDLKAAGVAYKVGKFPFLANSRAKINHETDGFVKILADAKTDRILGAHMVGPNVGDMIAEYCVAMEFGGASEDVARTCHPHPTRSEALRQAAMGVEGWTMQA from the coding sequence ATGGCTCAGTACGACGTCGTCATCATCGGTGGCGGTCCTGGTGGCTACAACGCGGCGATCCGCGCTGGCCAGCTGGGCCTGAAGGTCGCGATCGTCGAAGGCCGCGGCAAGCTGGGCGGCACCTGCCTGAACGTCGGCTGCATGCCCTCGAAGGCCCTGCTGCACGCCTCGGAACTGTACGCCGCCGCGACGGGGCCTGAGTTCGCCAAGCTGGGCATCGAGGTGAAGCCGAAGCTGAACCTGCCCCAGATGATGGCCCAGAAGGCCGAGAGCGTCGAAGCCCTGACCAAGGGCGTCGAGTTCCTGATGAAGAAGAACAAGGTCGACTACGTGAAGGGCTGGGGCCGCATCGACGGCGTCGGCAAGGTCGTGGTCAAGGCCGAGGATGGTTCGGAAACCACCCTCGAAACCAAGAACATCGTCATCGCCACCGGCTCGGAGCCGACCCCGCTTCCGGGCGTGACCGTCGACAACAAGCGCATCATCGACTCCACCGGCGCCCTGTCGCTGCCGGAAGTGCCCAAGCACCTGGTCGTCGTCGGCGCCGGCGTCATCGGTCTGGAGCTGGGCTCGGTCTGGAAGCGCCTGGGCGCGGAAGTCACCGTGGTCGAGTACCTGGATCGCATCCTCCCGGGCACCGACACCGAAGTGGCCAACGCCTTCCAGAAGATCCTGGTCAAGCAAGGCTTCAAGTTCCAGCTGGGCGCCAAGGTCACCGGCGCGGCCGCTTCGGCCAAGGGCGTGAAGCTGAGCTTCGAGCCGGTCGCCGGCGGCGAGGCCCAGGCGATCGAGGCCGACTACGTGCTGGTCGCCATCGGCCGTCGCCCCTACACCCAAGGCTTGGGCCTGGAGACGGTGGGCATCACGCCGGACAAGCGCGGGATGATCGCCAACGACCACTTCAAGACCGGCGTTGCGGGCGTGTGGGTGGTCGGCGACGTCACCTCGGGTCCGATGCTGGCCCACAAGGCCGAGGACGAAGGCGTGGCCTGCATCGAGATGATCGCGGGCAAGGCTGGCCACGTGAACTACGGCATCATCCCGGGCGTCGTTTACACGAGCCCCGAAGTGGCCACGGTCGGTCAGACCGAAGACGATCTGAAGGCGGCGGGCGTCGCGTACAAGGTCGGCAAGTTCCCGTTCCTGGCCAACAGCCGCGCCAAGATCAACCACGAGACCGACGGCTTCGTGAAGATCCTGGCCGACGCCAAGACCGATCGCATCCTCGGCGCCCACATGGTCGGCCCGAACGTCGGCGACATGATCGCCGAATACTGCGTCGCCATGGAGTTCGGCGGGGCGTCGGAAGACGTGGCCCGTACCTGTCACCCGCACCCGACCCGCTCGGAAGCCCTGCGCCAGGCGGCCATGGGCGTCGAAGGCTGGACGATGCAGGCCTAA
- a CDS encoding alpha/beta hydrolase, whose protein sequence is MLKSAALALAVLCASGASAAAAQAVPEGTPIVIGQSLTIESKVLSQTRRINVHLPPEYASSGKTYPVLYLLDGGEKEDFPHIAGLAQLGELSWTYREMIVVGIEGIDRRHDLTHPTTVAEEKADYPTTGGSAAYRRFLAEELKPWVAARYRVSSESAIIGESLAGLFVVETFLKQPTLFDAYIAASPSLWWSDQALARGAAADLAKWPVGGPRKLYLTIGDEGTTMQAGVDKVVVAIGAAKPAGLTFVYDPMHQEHHSTIYHPAALKAFRSVWPGPRPNSN, encoded by the coding sequence GTGTTGAAATCCGCCGCCCTCGCCCTGGCTGTTCTTTGCGCTTCGGGCGCGTCCGCCGCCGCCGCCCAAGCCGTCCCCGAAGGAACGCCGATCGTCATCGGTCAGTCGCTGACGATCGAGTCGAAGGTTCTCTCCCAGACCCGGCGGATCAACGTCCACCTGCCGCCGGAGTACGCGAGCTCGGGTAAGACCTATCCGGTGCTGTACCTGCTGGACGGCGGCGAGAAGGAGGACTTCCCGCACATCGCCGGCCTGGCCCAGCTGGGCGAGCTGTCCTGGACCTATCGCGAGATGATCGTGGTCGGGATAGAGGGTATCGACCGTCGCCATGACCTGACCCACCCGACCACTGTCGCCGAGGAGAAGGCCGACTATCCGACCACCGGCGGCTCGGCCGCCTACCGCCGCTTCCTGGCCGAAGAGCTGAAGCCCTGGGTCGCGGCCCGCTACCGGGTCAGCAGCGAAAGCGCGATCATCGGGGAGAGCCTGGCGGGCCTGTTCGTGGTCGAGACCTTCCTGAAGCAGCCGACCCTGTTCGACGCCTATATCGCCGCCAGCCCCAGCCTGTGGTGGAGCGACCAGGCCCTGGCGCGCGGCGCGGCGGCGGATCTGGCCAAATGGCCGGTGGGTGGGCCGCGCAAGCTCTATCTGACCATCGGTGACGAGGGGACCACGATGCAGGCGGGCGTCGACAAGGTGGTGGTGGCGATCGGCGCGGCCAAGCCAGCGGGCCTAACGTTTGTCTACGACCCGATGCATCAGGAGCACCACAGCACGATTTACCATCCAGCCGCTCTGAAGGCCTTCCGCAGCGTCTGGCCCGGCCCCCGCCCGAACTCGAACTGA
- a CDS encoding AcvB/VirJ family lysyl-phosphatidylglycerol hydrolase, which yields MTSRIRLFAALTVLALAAGAALSAPARDHQIPIASAKPGDTLAVLYSGDGGWGPLDQVVARHLADGGVPTIGFNSLTYFRTNRSPDGVAGDLAGAVRKYEALWGRKNVVLIGYSFGADALPAIIPRLPSDVRARISHVVLIGTGPVGDLRFHPLSWLNLAPRDSFAVAPAIAALKDVKITCIYGDKERHDICPTLTDAQVAKIRLPGGHHFDGDYARLGEAVLTASRSADQSSSTRLEPARTP from the coding sequence ATGACCTCGCGTATCCGTCTTTTCGCCGCTCTCACCGTCTTGGCCCTCGCCGCCGGCGCGGCCCTGTCCGCGCCGGCTCGCGACCATCAGATTCCGATCGCCAGCGCCAAGCCTGGCGACACCCTCGCGGTGCTCTATTCGGGCGATGGCGGCTGGGGACCGCTCGACCAGGTCGTCGCCCGCCACCTGGCCGATGGCGGCGTGCCGACAATCGGTTTCAACTCGCTGACCTATTTCCGCACCAACCGCTCACCCGATGGCGTGGCCGGCGACTTGGCCGGCGCCGTGCGCAAGTACGAAGCCCTGTGGGGCCGCAAGAACGTGGTGCTGATCGGCTATTCGTTCGGGGCCGACGCCCTGCCGGCGATTATACCGCGACTGCCAAGCGACGTGCGTGCGCGGATCAGTCACGTGGTGCTGATCGGCACGGGGCCGGTCGGCGATCTGCGCTTCCATCCGCTCAGCTGGTTGAACCTGGCCCCGCGTGACTCGTTCGCGGTGGCCCCGGCGATCGCGGCGCTGAAGGACGTGAAGATCACTTGCATCTACGGCGACAAGGAGCGTCACGACATCTGCCCCACGCTTACGGACGCTCAGGTCGCCAAGATCCGCCTGCCCGGTGGCCACCACTTCGACGGCGACTATGCAAGATTGGGCGAGGCGGTGCTGACGGCTAGCCGATCGGCTGACCAATCTTCGAGCACGAGGCTGGAACCCGCTCGAACGCCTTGA
- a CDS encoding DUF3088 family protein has product MAKDTLYLLKPHFEKEGAERFCPDCAMMEGYLATYPALREMLEIVYVGYARPRAILVERLGEDHQNAPTLILAQAAPDAGPHGEIQASKGLSFLTDARPITRYLAAKHGLAAPL; this is encoded by the coding sequence ATGGCCAAGGACACGCTCTATCTGCTCAAGCCGCACTTCGAGAAGGAGGGCGCCGAGCGCTTCTGTCCCGACTGCGCGATGATGGAAGGGTATCTGGCGACCTATCCCGCGCTGCGCGAGATGCTGGAGATCGTCTATGTCGGTTATGCCCGCCCGCGGGCGATCCTCGTCGAGCGGTTGGGCGAAGACCACCAGAACGCCCCGACCCTGATCCTGGCGCAGGCCGCGCCGGACGCGGGTCCGCACGGCGAAATCCAAGCGTCCAAAGGCCTGTCGTTCCTGACCGACGCCCGGCCGATCACCCGCTATCTGGCGGCCAAGCATGGGTTGGCCGCGCCGCTTTGA
- the odhB gene encoding 2-oxoglutarate dehydrogenase complex dihydrolipoyllysine-residue succinyltransferase, whose amino-acid sequence MADINTPALGESVTEATVARWTKKVGEAVKKDEILVELETDKVSLEVASPADGVLSAIGAEEGATVVPGTVLGVVSEGAAAAAAPAAPKAAEAPKPAPAPAAAPVAAAPAAAPVSPAPARIAAETGLDLSKVAGTGKDGRVTKGDALAALEARAAAPAPAAAAAAPRALHEREERVKMTRLRQTIARRLKEAQNTAAMLTTFNEVDMSAVMALRAQYKDVFEKQHGVKLGFMSFFVKACVAALKAIPDVNAEIDGQDVIYKNHYDIGVAVGTDKGLVVPVVRDADALNLAGIEKTIGDLGKRARNGQLAIEDMQGGTFTITNGGIYGSLMSTPILNAPQSGILGMHAIKERPMVINGKIEIRPMMYLALSYDHRIVDGAGAVTFLVKVKEAIEDPQRLLLEL is encoded by the coding sequence ATGGCCGACATCAATACGCCCGCCCTCGGCGAATCCGTCACCGAAGCCACGGTGGCGCGCTGGACCAAGAAGGTCGGTGAGGCCGTGAAGAAGGACGAGATCCTCGTCGAGTTGGAAACGGACAAGGTTTCGCTCGAGGTCGCCTCGCCCGCCGACGGCGTGCTGTCGGCCATCGGCGCCGAGGAAGGCGCGACGGTTGTTCCGGGCACTGTCCTGGGCGTGGTTAGCGAAGGCGCTGCGGCGGCGGCCGCTCCCGCCGCCCCGAAGGCCGCTGAAGCGCCGAAGCCGGCCCCGGCTCCGGCGGCCGCTCCCGTGGCCGCGGCTCCCGCCGCTGCTCCGGTCAGCCCGGCCCCGGCTCGCATCGCCGCCGAAACGGGCCTTGACCTGTCTAAGGTCGCCGGCACCGGCAAGGACGGCCGCGTGACCAAGGGCGACGCCCTGGCCGCCCTGGAAGCTCGCGCCGCCGCCCCGGCTCCGGCCGCCGCTGCGGCCGCGCCGCGCGCCCTGCACGAGCGCGAAGAGCGCGTGAAGATGACGCGCCTGCGTCAGACGATCGCTCGCCGCCTGAAGGAAGCCCAGAACACCGCCGCCATGCTGACGACCTTCAACGAGGTCGACATGAGCGCCGTGATGGCCCTGCGCGCCCAGTACAAGGACGTCTTCGAAAAGCAGCACGGCGTGAAGCTGGGCTTCATGTCGTTCTTCGTGAAGGCCTGCGTCGCGGCCCTGAAGGCGATCCCGGACGTCAACGCCGAGATCGACGGGCAGGACGTGATCTACAAGAACCACTACGATATCGGCGTCGCCGTCGGCACCGATAAGGGTCTGGTGGTTCCGGTCGTCCGTGACGCTGACGCCCTGAACCTGGCCGGGATCGAGAAGACCATCGGCGACCTCGGCAAGCGCGCCCGCAACGGCCAGCTGGCGATCGAGGACATGCAGGGCGGCACCTTCACGATCACCAACGGCGGCATCTACGGCTCGCTGATGTCGACCCCGATCCTGAACGCGCCGCAGTCGGGGATCCTCGGCATGCACGCCATCAAGGAACGTCCGATGGTCATCAACGGCAAGATCGAGATCCGCCCGATGATGTACCTGGCTCTGTCCTACGATCACCGCATCGTCGACGGCGCCGGCGCGGTGACCTTCCTCGTGAAGGTCAAGGAAGCCATCGAAGACCCGCAGCGCCTGCTGCTGGAGCTCTAA